The window TAGACGAGACCATTCCCCCGACCATTGGTGCTGCGATCCGTTTCATTACCTGCGAGCCAGTGCCATGTCCCCAGAGGATGGGTAGCAGACCGGCCATGATCGCGATAACGGTCATCATTTTCGGTCGGACGCGCTCAACGGCGCCCACAATGATGGCCTCGTACAGGTCCTTCATCGAGCGCATCTTCCCGGTCAGCTTCAGTGCGTCATAG of the Rhodothermales bacterium genome contains:
- a CDS encoding efflux RND transporter permease subunit, coding for YDALKLTGKMRSMKDLYEAIIVGAVERVRPKMMTVIAIMAGLLPILWGHGTGSQVMKRIAAPMVGGMVSSTILTLVVIPAIYYLWKQREVRQLSVELADDTLNEEQ